The proteins below are encoded in one region of Tolumonas auensis DSM 9187:
- a CDS encoding efflux RND transporter permease subunit, which yields MHPESGISGRIARQFLHSPITPLLALLGLLLGIAAVLITPKEEEPQIEVTFADIYIPFPGASPQEVEKLVTLPAEQVLSEMKDIDTMYSFSQPGGAMLIVAFKVGKPRQQALVDLYNQLDSNKDWLPAGLGVGEPLVKPRAIDDVPILNLTLWSKQAGITAEQLTQVAHGLETELKRLPGTRQIQTVGRHDRVMQVTIDPVKMNAFGLSWPQISQVLQTANQQQTNLSLTQDNRQISLQVGSFLTSADEVSQLIVSTQHNHPIYLADIAEIKEGADVPAANVWMSQDGKIYPAVTLAIAKQPGINAVDLSRAITSRLEEVHNILIPQGVEVSVTRDYGQTANEKANKLISKLIFATAAVVVLVWISMSWREAVVVGGAILLTLAMTLFASWVWGFTLNRISLFALIFSIGILVDDAIVVVENIHRHQKDGGNWKEAIPQAVDEVGGPTILATLTVIAALLPMAFVSGMMGPYMSPIPINASTGMLISLAVAFIVTPWLALHLLRSHHKEGEAEAEEHKAVRFLRHFLSGFLLGDKAKNTRRKLALVVGLLLVGSLALPVVQLVVLKMLPFDNKSEFQVMMDMPEGTSLEQTQSVLHQLATEAETIPEVTSVQIYAGTSAPINFNGLVRHYFMRQSAELGDLQVNLKGKDERDRASHQIARDARERLTPVAEKTGAAIKVVEIPPGPPVWSPILAEVYGPTQAMREQAALIVRDTFKATADIVDIDVDVPATQQHWQISIDRARAARLGISEAQIRQTLAGALNGEDVSYLHAPDQKYAKPIRLRLDDGEKVDLTGILSLTLPSSAGKAIALSELINISESSKPHSIVHKNMQPMVMVTADMAGKLDSPLYGMADIAGTLSDQHPAWEQSLIGQPDGLSGVAIKWDGEWKITYETFRDMGIAYSVGILLIYFLVVAHFNSYSVPLIIMAPIPLTLVGVMPGHALLGAPFTATSMIGMIALAGIIVRNSILLVDFVNQQRAAGVELAQAVINSGAVRAKPIILTALAAMIGAMFILDDPIFNGLAISLVFGLFASTMLTLVVIPVLYFLYLRHKG from the coding sequence ATGCACCCTGAATCCGGTATCTCCGGACGGATTGCCCGTCAGTTTCTGCATTCCCCCATTACGCCGTTACTGGCGCTGCTCGGGCTATTGCTCGGTATCGCGGCAGTCCTGATCACGCCGAAAGAGGAAGAACCGCAGATTGAAGTAACCTTTGCGGATATTTATATCCCCTTCCCCGGCGCCAGCCCGCAGGAGGTTGAAAAGCTGGTGACACTGCCTGCCGAGCAGGTGTTATCCGAAATGAAAGACATCGACACCATGTATTCGTTTTCACAGCCGGGTGGTGCCATGCTGATTGTGGCCTTCAAGGTCGGTAAACCGCGGCAGCAGGCACTGGTCGATCTTTACAATCAGCTGGATTCGAACAAGGACTGGTTACCCGCAGGTTTAGGTGTCGGTGAACCGCTGGTGAAACCGCGGGCGATAGATGATGTCCCCATTCTGAATTTAACCCTGTGGAGTAAACAGGCCGGCATCACCGCAGAACAGCTGACGCAGGTGGCGCACGGCCTGGAAACCGAGCTGAAACGGTTGCCAGGTACCCGCCAGATCCAGACCGTGGGTCGTCACGATCGCGTCATGCAGGTGACGATAGATCCGGTGAAAATGAATGCGTTCGGGCTGAGCTGGCCGCAGATATCTCAGGTATTGCAAACCGCGAATCAGCAGCAGACGAACCTGTCGCTGACCCAGGATAATCGCCAGATCAGCCTGCAGGTCGGTTCATTTTTAACTTCCGCCGATGAAGTGAGTCAGCTGATTGTCAGCACACAGCACAACCATCCGATTTATCTTGCTGATATTGCAGAGATAAAGGAAGGTGCGGACGTTCCCGCAGCGAATGTCTGGATGAGTCAGGACGGAAAAATTTATCCGGCGGTGACGCTGGCGATCGCCAAACAACCCGGCATTAATGCGGTAGATTTAAGCCGGGCCATCACCAGCCGGCTGGAAGAGGTGCATAACATCCTGATCCCGCAGGGGGTTGAGGTCAGCGTAACCCGTGATTACGGTCAGACGGCCAATGAAAAGGCCAATAAGCTGATCAGCAAACTGATTTTTGCTACCGCGGCAGTGGTGGTGCTGGTCTGGATCAGCATGAGCTGGCGTGAAGCAGTGGTCGTCGGTGGCGCGATTCTGCTGACTCTGGCGATGACATTGTTTGCCTCCTGGGTGTGGGGATTTACCCTCAACCGTATCTCGTTATTTGCACTGATCTTCTCCATCGGCATACTGGTGGATGATGCCATTGTGGTCGTGGAGAATATCCACCGGCATCAGAAGGACGGCGGGAACTGGAAAGAAGCCATCCCGCAGGCGGTCGATGAAGTCGGAGGCCCGACCATTCTGGCGACCCTGACGGTCATCGCGGCGCTGCTGCCGATGGCCTTTGTCAGCGGCATGATGGGGCCGTATATGAGCCCGATCCCGATCAATGCCAGTACCGGGATGCTGATTTCACTGGCCGTCGCTTTTATTGTGACGCCATGGCTGGCACTGCATCTGCTGCGTTCTCATCACAAAGAAGGTGAAGCGGAAGCCGAGGAACATAAAGCTGTCCGGTTTTTACGGCATTTCCTGAGTGGTTTCCTGCTGGGCGATAAAGCAAAAAATACCCGGCGGAAACTGGCACTGGTCGTCGGCTTACTGCTGGTTGGTTCACTCGCGTTGCCAGTGGTTCAGCTGGTGGTGCTGAAAATGCTACCTTTTGATAACAAATCCGAATTTCAGGTGATGATGGATATGCCGGAGGGCACATCACTGGAACAAACCCAGTCGGTATTACATCAGCTGGCCACTGAAGCGGAAACTATTCCGGAAGTCACCTCCGTACAAATTTATGCCGGCACTTCTGCGCCGATCAATTTTAACGGACTGGTGCGTCACTATTTTATGCGGCAATCCGCCGAGCTCGGTGATCTGCAGGTCAACCTGAAAGGCAAGGATGAACGCGATCGGGCCAGTCATCAGATCGCCCGGGATGCCCGTGAACGGCTAACTCCGGTGGCAGAGAAAACCGGCGCAGCGATCAAAGTCGTGGAAATTCCACCCGGCCCGCCGGTCTGGTCACCGATTCTGGCGGAAGTGTATGGTCCGACGCAGGCCATGCGGGAACAGGCGGCACTGATAGTCCGTGATACCTTCAAAGCGACAGCCGATATCGTGGATATTGATGTTGATGTTCCGGCCACACAGCAGCACTGGCAGATCAGCATTGATCGCGCACGGGCGGCACGGTTAGGGATTTCCGAAGCGCAGATCCGGCAGACACTGGCCGGCGCACTGAATGGTGAAGATGTCAGCTATCTGCATGCGCCGGATCAGAAATATGCCAAACCTATCCGGCTGCGGCTGGATGACGGCGAGAAAGTCGATCTGACCGGGATCCTGAGCCTGACCCTGCCCTCTTCCGCCGGTAAAGCCATTGCACTGAGTGAGCTGATAAATATCAGCGAAAGCAGCAAGCCTCACAGCATTGTGCACAAAAATATGCAGCCGATGGTCATGGTCACCGCCGATATGGCCGGCAAGCTGGATAGCCCGCTGTATGGTATGGCGGATATTGCCGGCACGCTCAGTGATCAACATCCGGCCTGGGAACAGTCGCTGATCGGTCAGCCCGATGGGCTTTCCGGCGTCGCCATCAAGTGGGATGGCGAATGGAAGATCACCTATGAAACCTTCCGGGATATGGGGATCGCCTATTCCGTGGGGATCCTGCTGATCTACTTCCTGGTGGTGGCACATTTTAACTCTTACAGCGTACCGCTGATCATCATGGCGCCCATTCCACTGACACTGGTCGGGGTTATGCCGGGGCATGCGCTGCTCGGTGCACCCTTCACGGCCACGTCGATGATTGGCATGATCGCGCTGGCCGGGATCATTGTGCGCAACTCGATCCTGCTGGTCGATTTTGTGAACCAGCAACGTGCTGCCGGGGTGGAACTGGCGCAGGCAGTGATCAACAGCGGTGCGGTGCGGGCAAAACCAATCATCCTGACTGCGCTGGCCGCGATGATCGGCGCGATGTTTATTCTGGACGACCCGATCTTTAACGGACTGGCGATCAGCCTGGTGTTTGGCCTGTTTGCCTCGACCATGCTGACGCTGGTGGTGATTCCGGTACTGTATTTTCTTTACCTGAGGCACAAAGGGTAA
- the chrA gene encoding chromate efflux transporter, which produces MVLIKNGDNSATATRPWMIFLIFLRLGLTSFGGPVAHLGYFREEFVVRRHWLSPQRYADLVALCQFLPGPASSQVGMALGLAQGGYRGALAAWCGFTLPSAMMLILFASGLAHWQNQIPAGVLHGLKVVAVAVVIQAVWGMAGQFCRDKRHISLMLMATAFSLLWPAVLTQLVVILVAAVTGYLLFRATPAAVAEPEINRFNHRHGVFWLLLFVVLLFGLPILASASSDMAIQLLDIFYRTGALVFGGGHVVLPLLQAEVVPTGLVSNETFLTGYGAAQAVPGPLFTFAAFLGASVPEQGWLGGFIALTAIFLPSFLLVAGVLPFWEQLRRFAPVQAALSGINAAVVGMLLAALYQPVWTSAVQHASDFVLGLMALMALMIWRVPPWLVVVGCGAGGWLFSLI; this is translated from the coding sequence ATGGTATTGATAAAAAACGGTGATAATTCAGCAACAGCAACCCGTCCATGGATGATCTTTCTGATTTTCCTGCGACTGGGACTGACGTCATTTGGCGGGCCGGTTGCCCATCTGGGATATTTCCGGGAAGAGTTTGTTGTCCGGCGTCATTGGCTGAGTCCGCAGCGGTATGCGGATCTGGTGGCGTTGTGTCAGTTTCTGCCCGGACCTGCCAGTAGTCAGGTAGGGATGGCGCTGGGGTTGGCTCAGGGAGGGTATCGCGGTGCTCTGGCTGCCTGGTGCGGGTTTACCTTGCCTTCTGCGATGATGCTGATCCTGTTTGCATCGGGTCTCGCACACTGGCAAAACCAGATCCCGGCCGGCGTGCTGCACGGATTGAAAGTAGTAGCCGTGGCTGTTGTTATACAGGCCGTCTGGGGAATGGCCGGACAATTTTGCCGCGATAAACGTCATATCAGTCTGATGCTGATGGCGACGGCTTTCTCTTTGTTGTGGCCTGCTGTGCTGACTCAGCTGGTTGTCATTCTGGTTGCCGCCGTCACCGGCTATCTGCTTTTCCGGGCTACGCCCGCAGCCGTGGCTGAACCGGAGATCAACCGGTTTAATCACCGGCATGGGGTGTTCTGGCTGCTGCTGTTTGTCGTATTACTGTTTGGTTTACCCATACTGGCTAGTGCGTCTTCTGATATGGCCATTCAGTTATTGGATATTTTCTACCGGACCGGTGCGCTGGTTTTTGGTGGTGGTCATGTTGTTCTGCCACTGTTGCAGGCAGAAGTGGTGCCCACTGGTCTGGTCAGTAATGAAACCTTTCTGACTGGCTATGGCGCTGCTCAGGCGGTACCGGGCCCGCTTTTTACCTTCGCTGCTTTTCTCGGTGCGTCAGTTCCGGAGCAGGGATGGCTTGGTGGCTTCATCGCGCTGACCGCGATTTTCCTGCCGTCATTTTTACTGGTAGCGGGTGTGTTGCCTTTCTGGGAGCAGTTACGTCGTTTTGCGCCGGTTCAGGCCGCACTGAGCGGTATTAATGCGGCAGTCGTTGGCATGTTGCTGGCAGCACTCTATCAGCCGGTCTGGACGAGCGCTGTCCAGCATGCCAGCGATTTTGTGCTGGGGCTGATGGCTCTGATGGCATTAATGATCTGGCGAGTGCCGCCCTGGCTGGTGGTCGTTGGTTGTGGTGCCGGTGGTTGGCTTTTTTCCCTGATCTAA
- a CDS encoding PLP-dependent aminotransferase family protein: MSAPKYLAIVKKIEALIRSGQFKEGSQLPTHRELAQQLGTTPITVAKAYKTLAERKLIESFVGRGSFVCNHSQLSDVIRAESSEPEKNLSILQPCLSQHSERLNQVFSQILNRGNEALYGYVEHTGLARHRLMGAMWARHYGLEVTDHNEVVLASGAQHALSALIQCYTQPGDTIAVEALTYPGILSMANMLGRKVVAVAMDGEGMLPHVLDDLCQSSDIAMVMIVPSHQNPTAATMPAERREQIAAVINRHRVWLVEDDIYGFLNPQPIAAITNFAPQYSFHITSLSKAVSPGMRCAFIKTPATECDRLAAFIRATIWLPSPIPFAAAALLIHSGEAFRIAEEQRQIALHRQQLAREQLAGFTLYSQPDSYHLWLELPAYWQADAFTLAAKNRGILVSSASYFKADPLTVTPDAIRLSLMAIENEPALVSTLNQLAELLKRDTRFDYVHC, translated from the coding sequence ATGAGCGCGCCTAAATATTTAGCCATTGTAAAAAAGATAGAAGCATTAATCCGTTCCGGCCAGTTTAAGGAAGGCAGTCAGCTGCCAACGCATCGTGAGCTGGCCCAGCAACTGGGGACGACCCCCATCACGGTGGCGAAAGCGTATAAGACACTGGCTGAGAGAAAGCTGATTGAATCGTTTGTCGGACGCGGTAGTTTTGTCTGCAACCACAGTCAGCTGTCGGATGTGATCCGTGCGGAAAGCAGTGAACCGGAGAAAAATCTCTCTATTCTGCAACCTTGTCTGTCGCAGCACAGCGAGCGGTTAAATCAGGTTTTTTCACAAATACTGAACCGGGGCAATGAAGCACTCTACGGTTATGTCGAACATACCGGATTGGCCCGGCACCGTTTGATGGGCGCGATGTGGGCCCGGCATTATGGTCTTGAGGTCACCGATCATAATGAGGTCGTTCTGGCGAGCGGGGCTCAGCATGCGTTATCCGCTTTGATCCAGTGCTATACGCAACCCGGTGACACGATTGCGGTGGAAGCACTGACCTATCCCGGCATTTTGTCGATGGCGAATATGCTGGGCAGGAAAGTGGTCGCGGTCGCCATGGATGGCGAGGGGATGTTACCGCATGTCCTGGATGACCTATGTCAATCATCAGATATAGCCATGGTGATGATTGTGCCATCGCATCAGAATCCGACCGCAGCCACAATGCCGGCTGAACGGCGGGAACAGATAGCCGCTGTGATCAATCGTCATCGTGTCTGGCTGGTAGAGGACGACATTTACGGATTTCTCAATCCGCAGCCGATCGCGGCGATCACTAATTTTGCACCTCAATACAGTTTTCACATTACCAGCCTGTCAAAAGCGGTCAGTCCGGGTATGCGCTGTGCTTTTATCAAAACACCGGCAACAGAATGTGACCGGCTGGCGGCATTTATCCGTGCCACGATCTGGTTACCATCGCCGATTCCATTTGCGGCAGCCGCGCTCCTGATCCATTCCGGCGAAGCATTCCGTATTGCGGAAGAACAACGACAGATTGCTCTTCATCGTCAGCAATTAGCCAGAGAACAGTTAGCGGGATTTACGCTGTACAGTCAGCCAGACAGTTATCATCTATGGCTGGAATTACCGGCGTACTGGCAGGCGGATGCCTTTACCTTGGCGGCGAAAAACAGAGGGATTCTGGTCAGCAGCGCTTCTTATTTTAAAGCCGATCCACTGACAGTGACGCCGGATGCGATCCGTCTGTCACTGATGGCGATCGAAAATGAACCGGCGCTGGTGTCGACGCTGAACCAGCTGGCTGAACTGCTGAAGCGGGATACCCGGTTTGACTATGTGCATTGCTGA
- a CDS encoding NAD(P)-dependent oxidoreductase has protein sequence MMDINKVAFIGLGIMGAPMAGHLQQKGFNTTAYNRTHSKAKAWQALYNGKIAATPREAARDADIVFMCIGNDNDVRGVVYGDDGILAGLKPGAILIDHTTASATLAHELENACHKQGNHFMDCPVSGGQSGAEKGSLTIMCGGDEQTFAIAKPVMEAYARQIQLVGKCGAGQRCKMVNQICIAGVLQGLSEGLLLAETVGLDIHQVVETLKYGAAGSWQMENRAETMAKNEFNFGFAIDWMRKDLGICLEEAERQNIDLPLTRQVDERYAELQQEGCGRMDTSALILALKK, from the coding sequence ATGATGGACATTAATAAAGTCGCGTTTATTGGCCTCGGCATCATGGGAGCACCCATGGCCGGCCACTTGCAGCAGAAAGGTTTTAACACCACGGCCTATAACCGCACACACAGTAAAGCCAAAGCCTGGCAAGCCTTGTATAACGGGAAAATTGCCGCAACGCCCCGGGAAGCAGCCCGGGATGCGGACATCGTATTTATGTGCATCGGTAATGATAACGACGTGCGCGGCGTCGTTTACGGTGACGACGGCATTCTTGCCGGACTAAAACCCGGTGCCATTCTGATTGACCATACGACTGCCTCCGCCACACTGGCGCATGAACTGGAAAATGCCTGCCACAAACAGGGAAATCATTTTATGGATTGCCCTGTTTCCGGTGGTCAGAGTGGTGCCGAAAAAGGCAGTCTGACCATCATGTGCGGTGGTGATGAGCAGACGTTTGCTATCGCGAAACCGGTCATGGAAGCCTATGCCCGTCAGATCCAGCTGGTGGGTAAATGTGGTGCCGGCCAGCGCTGCAAGATGGTGAATCAGATCTGTATCGCCGGTGTCCTGCAGGGCTTAAGCGAAGGTCTGTTGCTGGCAGAAACCGTGGGTCTGGATATTCATCAGGTGGTCGAAACACTGAAATATGGCGCCGCCGGTTCCTGGCAGATGGAGAACCGCGCCGAAACCATGGCGAAGAATGAATTCAATTTTGGTTTTGCGATCGACTGGATGCGTAAAGACCTGGGGATTTGTCTGGAAGAAGCTGAACGGCAAAATATCGATCTGCCGCTGACCAGACAGGTAGATGAACGTTATGCCGAACTGCAGCAGGAAGGCTGCGGCCGGATGGATACCTCGGCCCTGATTCTGGCACTGAAAAAGTAA
- the lpdA gene encoding dihydrolipoyl dehydrogenase, producing the protein MSNEIKTQVVVIGAGPAGYSAAFRAADLGLETVLIERYGTLGGVCLNVGCIPSKALLHVAKVIEEAKALAEHGIVFGEPQTDINKIRLWKEKVVTKLTGGLSGMAKQRKVPVVNGVAKFTGPNSIDVTATDGSVTTVKFDNAIIAAGSRPVKLPFIPHNDPRVWDSTDALELKEVPGKMLVLGGGIIGLEMGTVYSALGAEIDVVEFADQLVPVADKDVVKVYAKRVEKKFNVMLETKVTAVEAKKDGLYVSFEGKQAPAEPVRYDSVLVAVGRVPNGKALDAEKAGIAVSDRGFIEVDKQLRTNVPHIFAIGDIVGQPMLAHKGVHEGHVAAEVIAGKKHYFDPKVIPSIAYTEPEIAWVGLTEKEAKAKGINFETAVFPWAASGRAIASDCADGMTKLIFDKATHRVIGGAIVGTNGGELLGEIGLAIEMGADAEDIALTIHAHPTLHESVGLAAEVYEGSITDLPNAKAKKR; encoded by the coding sequence ATGAGTAATGAAATCAAAACTCAGGTGGTGGTAATTGGTGCCGGCCCAGCCGGTTACTCTGCTGCTTTCCGTGCTGCCGACCTGGGCCTGGAAACCGTTTTGATCGAACGTTACGGTACACTGGGTGGTGTATGTCTGAACGTCGGTTGTATTCCGTCTAAAGCACTGCTGCACGTTGCGAAAGTTATCGAAGAAGCTAAGGCACTGGCGGAGCACGGTATCGTATTCGGTGAACCACAAACTGATATCAACAAGATCCGTCTGTGGAAAGAAAAAGTAGTGACCAAGCTGACTGGCGGCCTGTCTGGCATGGCCAAGCAGCGTAAGGTGCCTGTCGTTAACGGTGTGGCCAAATTCACCGGTCCTAACAGCATTGATGTGACTGCGACTGATGGTTCAGTAACCACGGTCAAATTTGATAACGCGATTATCGCAGCGGGTTCCCGTCCGGTAAAATTGCCGTTCATTCCGCACAACGATCCACGCGTCTGGGATTCTACCGATGCGCTGGAGCTGAAAGAAGTGCCGGGCAAAATGCTGGTTCTGGGCGGTGGTATCATCGGTCTGGAAATGGGTACTGTGTACTCTGCGCTGGGTGCGGAAATCGACGTTGTTGAATTCGCTGATCAGCTGGTTCCGGTTGCCGATAAAGACGTGGTGAAGGTTTACGCAAAACGTGTTGAAAAGAAATTCAACGTCATGCTGGAAACCAAAGTCACCGCCGTTGAAGCGAAAAAAGACGGTTTGTATGTCTCTTTTGAAGGCAAACAGGCACCGGCAGAACCAGTTCGTTATGACAGCGTGCTGGTCGCGGTAGGTCGTGTACCAAACGGTAAAGCGCTGGATGCCGAGAAAGCCGGTATCGCAGTTTCTGACCGTGGTTTCATCGAAGTCGACAAACAGCTGCGTACTAACGTACCGCACATTTTCGCTATCGGTGACATCGTGGGTCAGCCAATGCTGGCGCACAAAGGTGTGCACGAAGGTCATGTGGCAGCAGAAGTTATCGCTGGTAAGAAACACTACTTCGATCCGAAAGTGATCCCTTCAATCGCGTATACCGAGCCAGAAATTGCATGGGTTGGTCTGACCGAGAAAGAAGCGAAAGCCAAAGGTATCAACTTTGAAACTGCGGTGTTCCCATGGGCTGCCTCCGGTCGTGCAATTGCATCTGACTGCGCTGACGGTATGACCAAGCTGATTTTCGACAAAGCAACTCACCGTGTGATCGGTGGTGCGATTGTCGGCACCAACGGCGGTGAACTGCTGGGTGAAATCGGTCTGGCCATCGAAATGGGTGCGGATGCAGAAGATATCGCGCTGACTATCCATGCTCACCCGACGCTGCATGAGTCAGTGGGTCTGGCTGCGGAAGTGTACGAAGGTTCGATTACCGACCTGCCGAACGCCAAAGCGAAAAAGCGTTGA
- the aceF gene encoding pyruvate dehydrogenase complex dihydrolipoyllysine-residue acetyltransferase, translating to MSKDIFVPDIGGDEVAVTEILVKVGDKVEADQSLLTVEGDKASMEVPAPEAGIVKEIKIALGDKVSTGSLIMVFEAEGAAVAAPAPAAAAPAPVAAPAAAALQDVNVPDIGGDEVAVTEIMVKVGDTVEADQSLLTVEGDKASMEVPAPFAGVVKEIKVATGDKVSTGSLIMVFEVAGAAPAAAPVAAAPAPVAAAPAVAAVKEVNVPDIGGDEVAVTEILVKVGDAVEADQSLITVEGDKASMEVPAPFAGVVKSLKIAVGDKVSTGSLIMEFEVAGAASAPAPVAAQAAAPAAVKAVPASAPAPVAAAKVEEKGEFVAGDAYVHATPAIRRLAREFGVNLANVKGTGRKGRIQKEDVQNYVKEALKRAASAPAAGGAGAGLGVLPWPKVDFAKFGDIEEVALTRIQKISGPNLHRNWVMIPHVTQFDEADIGEMEAFRKEQNVIAEKQQLGFKITPLVFILKAAAKALEAHPRFCSSLSEDSSTLIMKKYIHIGVAVDTPNGLVVPVVRDVNKKGIYELSKDLAEISKKARAGKLTGSDMQGGCFTISSLGGIGGTQFTPIVNAPEVAILGVSKSDMKPKWNGKEFVPCLTLPLALSYDHRVIDGAAGARFITTLTDVLSDIRRLVL from the coding sequence ATGTCTAAAGACATTTTCGTTCCGGATATCGGCGGTGATGAAGTAGCCGTTACTGAAATTCTGGTTAAAGTGGGTGACAAGGTTGAAGCTGACCAGTCACTGCTGACCGTGGAAGGCGACAAAGCCTCTATGGAAGTACCTGCTCCTGAAGCCGGTATCGTTAAAGAGATCAAGATTGCATTAGGTGACAAGGTTTCTACCGGTTCCCTGATCATGGTATTCGAAGCGGAAGGTGCGGCAGTTGCTGCACCAGCTCCGGCCGCTGCCGCGCCAGCCCCTGTTGCAGCTCCTGCGGCTGCAGCACTGCAAGACGTGAACGTACCGGATATCGGTGGTGACGAAGTTGCTGTAACCGAAATCATGGTCAAAGTGGGCGATACCGTTGAAGCGGATCAGTCTCTGCTGACTGTAGAAGGCGACAAAGCCTCTATGGAAGTACCTGCACCATTCGCTGGTGTAGTGAAAGAGATCAAAGTGGCAACGGGTGACAAAGTGTCTACCGGTTCCCTGATCATGGTATTCGAAGTGGCGGGCGCTGCGCCTGCAGCTGCACCAGTTGCTGCTGCTCCGGCTCCTGTTGCGGCAGCCCCTGCGGTTGCTGCGGTGAAAGAAGTTAACGTACCGGATATCGGTGGTGACGAAGTTGCCGTAACCGAAATTCTGGTTAAAGTCGGCGATGCCGTTGAAGCTGATCAGTCTCTGATCACCGTGGAAGGCGACAAGGCTTCTATGGAAGTGCCTGCACCGTTTGCCGGTGTGGTTAAATCACTGAAAATTGCGGTGGGTGACAAGGTTTCTACCGGTTCCCTGATCATGGAATTTGAAGTGGCTGGCGCAGCATCTGCTCCGGCACCGGTGGCTGCACAAGCTGCTGCGCCTGCAGCGGTCAAAGCGGTTCCTGCTTCAGCTCCGGCACCTGTTGCAGCGGCGAAAGTGGAAGAGAAAGGTGAATTTGTAGCGGGTGACGCTTATGTTCACGCAACTCCGGCTATTCGTCGTCTGGCGCGTGAGTTCGGTGTCAATCTGGCAAACGTCAAAGGTACCGGCCGTAAAGGTCGTATCCAGAAAGAAGACGTTCAGAACTACGTGAAAGAAGCACTGAAACGTGCTGCTTCTGCACCGGCCGCTGGCGGCGCGGGTGCTGGTCTGGGTGTTCTGCCATGGCCGAAAGTAGATTTCGCGAAATTCGGTGATATCGAAGAAGTTGCGCTGACTCGTATTCAGAAAATCTCTGGTCCGAATCTGCATCGTAACTGGGTGATGATCCCGCACGTTACACAGTTCGATGAAGCTGATATCGGCGAGATGGAAGCGTTCCGTAAAGAACAGAACGTGATTGCCGAGAAGCAACAACTGGGCTTCAAGATCACACCTCTGGTGTTCATCCTGAAAGCAGCAGCCAAAGCACTGGAAGCGCATCCACGTTTCTGCAGCTCGCTGTCAGAAGATAGTTCTACACTGATCATGAAGAAATACATTCATATCGGTGTCGCGGTTGATACGCCAAATGGTCTGGTTGTACCGGTAGTTCGTGATGTGAACAAGAAAGGCATCTATGAACTGTCGAAAGATCTGGCTGAGATCTCCAAGAAAGCACGTGCCGGTAAGCTGACTGGCTCGGATATGCAGGGTGGTTGCTTCACTATCTCCAGCCTGGGCGGTATCGGTGGCACTCAGTTCACCCCAATCGTCAATGCGCCGGAAGTGGCTATTCTGGGTGTCTCTAAATCAGATATGAAGCCGAAGTGGAACGGTAAAGAGTTCGTGCCATGCCTGACGCTGCCTCTGGCATTGTCTTATGACCATCGCGTCATCGACGGTGCTGCAGGTGCGCGTTTCATTACGACACTGACTGATGTGCTGTCCGACATTCGTCGTCTGGTACTGTAA